The Pseudobacteroides sp. genome includes the window CCGGCTGTCATATGTGCAGGTATTTCTACCTCCTGCTTTAGAAGCATGTCTCCTGTATCCATTCCTATATCGGTAAACATTGTAGTAATACCTGTTACCTTCTCCCCATTTATGACAGACCACTGAATCGGTGCAGCTCCCCTGTATTTAGGAAGCAGTGAGCCGTGCACATTTATGCATCCCAATGGCGGAAGCTCAAGTATGTCCTGGGGCAGAATTCTGCCATATGCTACAGTCACAAATAAATCCGGATTTAACGCCTCTAATTGCCTATAAAATTCACCCGTCCTTATCTTTTCAGGCTGCAGCACAGTTATACCTTTTTCCTGTGCATATACCTTAACAGGCGGAGGTGTTAGTTTATTGCCCCTGCCCTTAGGTTTATCAGGCTGTGTAACAGCAGCAACTACATTGTAATTATTCTCAACCAGCATTTTGATGCTTGGAACTGCAAACTCGGGAGTTCCCATGAAGACTATTTTCAATATTCTCACTCCTATATTCTTGCAATAATTCTTCTCTCTAATCTATTTTTCTTGGATTCTGTCTTCTTTCATTATTCAAATCACTTTTATTTATGATTTTTTGTGCTCTGTCGGTAAACAACACACCGTTTAAATGATCTATTTCATGGCATAAGGCCCTTGCAAGAAGCCCTTCACCCTCAACTACAATATCCTGACCTTTCAGGTTTTTTGCCTCAACAGTTACCTTTGTGGGTCTTACTACCTCACCTACCACATCAGGAACACTTAAGCACCCTTCAATATCTGTTTCTCCGCCGCTTTCCATTACAATTTTAGGATTTATCAATTCAAGGAGTCCTTCGCCTACATCAATGACAACAATTCTCTTTAAGATTCCTACTTGTGGTGCCGCAAG containing:
- the fmt gene encoding methionyl-tRNA formyltransferase, whose amino-acid sequence is MKIVFMGTPEFAVPSIKMLVENNYNVVAAVTQPDKPKGRGNKLTPPPVKVYAQEKGITVLQPEKIRTGEFYRQLEALNPDLFVTVAYGRILPQDILELPPLGCINVHGSLLPKYRGAAPIQWSVINGEKVTGITTMFTDIGMDTGDMLLKQEVEIPAHMTAGELHDCLSIVGAQVLGQTLECLKAGALKREKQPEEEATYAPMMTKETGLIDWTKSAWEIHNLVRGTNPWPGAYSEYLGAKLKVWKTMPVEGSNEGHKPGTIIKVGKSGLIVACGEGIINVLEIQLESARRMTVEEYLCGHRINEGEVIG
- the def gene encoding peptide deformylase, translating into MAIRIIREDGDEVLRKKARVVDEIDDRIAELVKDMAETMYDADGVGLAAPQVGILKRIVVIDVGEGLLELINPKIVMESGGETDIEGCLSVPDVVGEVVRPTKVTVEAKNLKGQDIVVEGEGLLARALCHEIDHLNGVLFTDRAQKIINKSDLNNERRQNPRKID